In a single window of the Candidatus Edwardsbacteria bacterium genome:
- the larE gene encoding ATP-dependent sacrificial sulfur transferase LarE — MPPRHRGAEQIVGLNDKEKKLAALLRGYGSVMVAYSGGIDSTFLAVMAKKVLGENHLAMTAVSAIRSENETKTARTIAKRFKLNHLVIKTDELKNKIFLSNPADRCYYCKSILWREMKKIARAKDITTIIEGSTADDLKEYRPGKAASIKCGIRSPLAEAGLTKTEIRSLAKKMGLPNWNAPSNSCLATRIPYGRTIKVSELRRIGSSETFLKKIGFGNLRVRHHGYLARIEVPAEEIPAMIKRSSNIVKKLKGLGYKFVTLDLAGYQKGCYDDGKKNAKRKNN, encoded by the coding sequence ATGCCACCGAGACACAGAGGCGCAGAGCAGATCGTGGGGTTAAACGACAAAGAGAAAAAACTGGCAGCATTACTAAGAGGCTACGGCAGTGTCATGGTTGCCTATTCCGGCGGGATCGACAGCACCTTTCTGGCGGTGATGGCCAAAAAGGTCTTGGGTGAAAATCATCTGGCGATGACAGCGGTCTCGGCGATACGGTCAGAGAATGAAACGAAGACCGCCCGGACGATCGCCAAGAGGTTCAAGCTGAATCATCTGGTTATAAAAACCGATGAGCTTAAAAATAAAATATTTCTATCAAATCCAGCCGACAGGTGTTATTACTGTAAGAGCATACTTTGGCGAGAGATGAAAAAGATCGCCCGGGCAAAAGATATAACGACCATCATCGAAGGCAGCACCGCGGATGATCTAAAGGAATACCGTCCGGGAAAGGCAGCCTCTATCAAATGCGGCATCAGAAGTCCTCTGGCCGAGGCCGGACTGACCAAAACAGAGATCAGGTCGCTGGCCAAAAAAATGGGACTGCCCAACTGGAACGCTCCGTCAAATTCCTGCCTGGCTACTCGAATTCCCTATGGCAGGACAATAAAAGTTTCAGAACTTAGGAGGATAGGAAGCTCCGAAACTTTTTTAAAAAAGATAGGCTTCGGTAACCTGAGGGTAAGGCATCACGGATATCTGGCCAGGATCGAAGTCCCGGCGGAAGAAATTCCTGCGATGATAAAAAGATCGTCAAACATTGTTAAGAAACTGAAAGGCCTGGGTTATAAGTTCGTAACACTCGACCTGGCCGGTTATCAAAAGGGGTGTTACGATGACGGAAAGAAAAATGCAAAAAGAAAAAATAACTGA
- a CDS encoding metallophosphoesterase — protein MKIGLISDTHDNLEACQKACEAFFDEDVKLVLHAGDFVAPFIVPVFAKARLKLIAVYGNNDGEKVYLKERFEEAGFELHNGPYELKIEERSICMMHEPRCLESLIKAGTYDLILYGHTHKVDISEEGTLVINPGEACGYLSGKSTCAVVELDDMSGRIIEL, from the coding sequence ATGAAAATTGGATTGATTTCCGATACCCACGATAATCTGGAGGCCTGCCAGAAGGCCTGCGAGGCGTTCTTCGATGAGGACGTCAAGCTGGTGCTGCATGCCGGGGATTTCGTGGCGCCGTTCATCGTTCCGGTGTTTGCCAAGGCCAGGCTCAAACTAATAGCAGTTTACGGCAACAACGACGGAGAGAAGGTCTATCTTAAAGAACGCTTCGAGGAGGCCGGGTTCGAACTGCACAACGGTCCCTACGAATTGAAAATTGAAGAGCGGAGCATCTGCATGATGCACGAACCGCGCTGTTTGGAAAGCCTGATCAAGGCCGGCACCTACGACCTGATCCTCTATGGACACACCCACAAGGTGGATATCTCCGAGGAGGGAACCCTGGTGATCAACCCTGGCGAGGCCTGCGGGTACCTATCCGGCAAATCCACCTGCGCGGTGGTGGAGCTGGACGATATGAGCGGCCGGATCATCGAGCTATGA